A genomic segment from Candidatus Nanopelagicales bacterium encodes:
- a CDS encoding collagen-like protein, which translates to MSVVPVRKHVLAVALVALVLTAGGFVGGHPAWAADAESRVVACIKKKTGQVRIVKSKETPCKKNERKVSWNVQGPRGPQGVDGRPGAAGPTGATGPQGATGPQGQTGPQGQTGPEGPNGPTYQVVAPFTAVNILTTDTAVVGRTLPAGSYLVTASALVSSNQNGFVYCDLARDGVPVSDVANLWLGKFTGNGAAFEYAPVSVSYAMTVTAGQAVALVCDSDMAATASNNQVAAVLTATRVGSVE; encoded by the coding sequence GTGTCGGTCGTTCCCGTTAGGAAACATGTTCTGGCTGTAGCCCTGGTGGCTCTGGTTCTGACCGCCGGGGGGTTCGTGGGTGGCCACCCGGCTTGGGCTGCCGATGCGGAGTCCAGGGTGGTCGCCTGCATCAAGAAGAAGACCGGCCAAGTCCGAATCGTCAAATCCAAAGAGACGCCCTGCAAGAAGAATGAACGCAAGGTGTCCTGGAACGTTCAGGGGCCCCGCGGGCCACAGGGAGTCGACGGCCGTCCCGGTGCGGCGGGCCCGACTGGCGCTACTGGTCCTCAAGGCGCCACCGGTCCTCAGGGGCAGACGGGCCCTCAGGGGCAGACCGGTCCGGAGGGGCCGAACGGACCCACCTACCAAGTTGTTGCACCATTCACCGCCGTGAACATCCTGACGACCGACACCGCAGTCGTGGGCCGGACGTTACCGGCGGGAAGCTACCTGGTGACCGCATCCGCCCTGGTCTCGTCGAACCAGAACGGATTCGTCTACTGCGACCTTGCCCGCGATGGGGTGCCGGTGTCCGATGTCGCCAACCTGTGGCTGGGGAAGTTCACCGGTAACGGGGCCGCATTCGAGTACGCGCCCGTTTCGGTGTCATACGCCATGACCGTGACTGCCGGACAGGCCGTCGCGCTGGTGTGTGATTCCGACATGGCCGCCACCGCCAGCAACAATCAGGTAGCCGCTGTTCTGACCGCGACGAGAGTCGGTTCCGTCGAGTAG
- a CDS encoding GGDEF domain-containing protein produces MSANTPRSRYLRLVTVSTGNPDTDRRATTLLNSLLVMVPATLIAAALFWKEANGELSALILVLVAALCVGLFTVCRAGHVNIAVLGFSATLWILVVGQPILSGDLSTNAALVAPAGALILFLLPYNWRWWSLVWAGSALAALWLGTTDEETVLASRWIQLISEALISLTMIVLISFAAQQLLVASRRGQEVSAALESQSELLSQLEQAANTDPLTGLLNRRALDPLLDAQLVGPMSPHPAVALVDLDNFKQINDQASHAAGDMVLARLAQILRHNSRSSDLLFRLGGDEFMIVSGHGGAEGLDSWLQRQRTILAAQHWSDLPAALRPTISAGVTNVTDDAHITLRAAMNDADRLLRAAKSSGRDRIVTG; encoded by the coding sequence GTGAGTGCGAACACGCCAAGAAGTCGCTACCTGCGGCTCGTCACGGTGTCAACGGGGAACCCCGACACGGATCGACGTGCCACGACACTGCTCAACAGCCTGCTGGTCATGGTGCCCGCGACGCTCATCGCCGCCGCCCTGTTCTGGAAGGAGGCCAACGGCGAACTAAGCGCACTGATACTCGTGCTGGTTGCGGCCCTGTGCGTGGGACTCTTCACCGTCTGTCGGGCGGGACACGTCAATATCGCTGTGCTCGGATTCTCCGCGACCCTGTGGATTCTCGTGGTCGGACAGCCCATCTTGAGTGGGGACTTGAGTACCAATGCGGCCCTCGTGGCGCCCGCGGGGGCCTTGATCCTGTTCCTACTGCCGTACAACTGGCGCTGGTGGTCCCTCGTCTGGGCAGGTAGCGCCTTGGCCGCGCTGTGGCTGGGCACGACCGACGAAGAGACCGTCTTGGCGTCGCGATGGATACAGCTGATCAGCGAAGCCCTGATCTCGCTGACGATGATCGTGCTGATCTCCTTCGCTGCCCAACAACTCCTGGTGGCGTCTCGCCGCGGCCAGGAGGTGTCCGCGGCACTCGAGTCGCAGAGTGAGCTTCTCAGTCAGTTGGAGCAAGCCGCGAACACGGACCCGCTCACTGGTCTGCTGAACCGCCGCGCCCTGGATCCGTTGCTCGATGCCCAGCTGGTGGGACCGATGTCGCCCCATCCCGCCGTGGCGTTGGTCGACTTGGACAACTTCAAGCAGATCAATGACCAGGCCTCCCACGCCGCCGGGGACATGGTCCTCGCCCGACTCGCTCAGATCCTCAGACACAACTCGCGGTCCAGCGATCTGCTGTTCCGACTCGGTGGCGATGAGTTCATGATCGTCTCCGGCCACGGTGGGGCCGAAGGGCTGGACAGTTGGCTCCAGAGACAGCGCACGATTCTCGCAGCCCAACATTGGTCCGATCTGCCGGCTGCGCTGCGACCGACGATCAGCGCGGGAGTCACGAACGTCACCGATGACGCTCACATCACCCTACGAGCGGCCATGAACGATGCCGACCGCTTGCTCCGCGCGGCGAAGTCGTCGGGGCGCGACCGTATCGTGACGGGCTAG
- a CDS encoding DUF4191 domain-containing protein, protein MAETPAPKKKRFAWVGQVRDNYRMTAEVYPSLGWIMAGIFVGILAIALVIGFLIGNPVTVGLVGVSLGLLASMWFFSRKAMSAAYSQVEGQPGGAAAVAQAMRGNWSTTPAVSVTKNQDMVHRVVGRPGVILVSEGPSTRVRHMLSSEKKRTQRFIPDTPIHEVQVGDEADQIPIAKLQKSLSKLPNALTPAEVTEVRRRLDALTQQPAPIPKGPMPRSPKAAKSQMRGR, encoded by the coding sequence ATGGCCGAAACTCCCGCACCCAAGAAGAAGCGCTTCGCCTGGGTCGGCCAGGTGCGCGACAACTACCGCATGACTGCCGAGGTCTACCCATCACTCGGGTGGATCATGGCCGGGATCTTCGTGGGCATCCTGGCTATTGCCCTGGTCATCGGCTTCCTCATCGGCAACCCCGTGACCGTCGGCCTCGTCGGTGTATCCCTAGGGCTGCTTGCTTCGATGTGGTTCTTCAGCCGCAAGGCGATGTCCGCCGCGTACAGCCAGGTCGAGGGACAACCTGGCGGGGCCGCCGCCGTCGCCCAAGCCATGCGCGGCAACTGGAGCACCACCCCCGCCGTGTCCGTCACGAAGAACCAGGACATGGTCCATCGGGTGGTCGGTCGACCAGGAGTGATTCTCGTGTCGGAGGGGCCATCCACCCGGGTGCGGCACATGCTCTCGAGCGAGAAGAAACGCACGCAGCGCTTCATCCCCGACACGCCCATCCATGAAGTCCAGGTCGGCGACGAAGCCGATCAGATCCCGATCGCGAAGTTGCAGAAGTCCCTGTCCAAACTCCCGAATGCCTTGACCCCCGCCGAAGTCACAGAGGTCAGGCGGCGACTCGATGCCCTCACGCAGCAGCCAGCGCCTATTCCGAAGGGACCGATGCCGCGCAGCCCCAAAGCTGCCAAGTCGCAGATGCGCGGCCGCTGA
- a CDS encoding M23 family metallopeptidase — protein MCMRLPVLLTAGVLTLVPIASPVTADSGRLVGVSVSVSQGPWRITGDDGHHRIVYTVGLTNLFPVPLIPEELWIEDQRGRTLSWLRGDDLRDALTTIYPGPAPGVIAPSQTLVAPLDMRAGPRSTAIRHRIEYKVPPGTELPETLRQTGVKWSVRSPEAPIRTHVPLSIAPPLRGQGWLNLNACCTDSPHSKARLSTGGTWQQMERFAIDFVQLRGGGQADGDGSRNSDYFAFGSPIMSATDGVVVRVRNNMPDIPPGAEGEDLTSAVQFLGNHVSVRIRAGVFAVYAHMKEGSVRVEQGDRVRTGQRLGRLGNSGNTTGPHLHFQLSDSPILFGGSALPYVFDRYRRMGDVTERDDVVSITGKATRQRNTYPLAIGAYHFR, from the coding sequence ATGTGCATGCGTCTGCCCGTACTCCTGACAGCCGGTGTCCTCACCCTGGTTCCGATCGCGTCACCGGTGACTGCTGACTCGGGTCGGCTCGTCGGAGTCTCGGTTTCCGTCTCGCAAGGCCCCTGGCGGATCACGGGCGATGACGGACACCATCGGATCGTCTACACGGTGGGACTCACCAACCTGTTTCCGGTCCCTTTGATCCCTGAGGAGTTGTGGATCGAGGACCAACGCGGTCGGACACTGAGTTGGCTGCGAGGCGACGATCTGCGGGATGCGCTCACCACGATCTACCCGGGCCCCGCGCCGGGAGTCATAGCGCCGAGTCAGACGCTTGTGGCGCCTCTGGATATGCGGGCCGGTCCCCGCTCCACCGCTATCAGGCATCGAATCGAGTACAAAGTGCCGCCCGGTACCGAACTGCCCGAGACCTTGCGCCAGACCGGGGTGAAGTGGAGCGTCAGGTCACCCGAGGCCCCGATCCGCACACACGTTCCGCTCAGCATCGCACCGCCGTTGCGCGGACAAGGGTGGCTCAATCTGAACGCGTGCTGCACCGACAGCCCGCATTCCAAGGCTCGACTCAGTACTGGTGGCACTTGGCAGCAGATGGAGCGATTCGCGATCGACTTCGTGCAACTTCGAGGCGGTGGCCAGGCTGACGGTGACGGCTCCCGCAACAGTGACTACTTCGCCTTTGGTTCGCCGATCATGTCGGCAACGGACGGGGTCGTGGTCAGGGTCCGCAACAACATGCCGGACATCCCACCCGGCGCCGAAGGTGAAGACCTCACCAGCGCAGTGCAGTTCCTGGGCAATCATGTGTCGGTGCGGATCCGAGCTGGCGTGTTCGCGGTGTACGCGCACATGAAGGAGGGTTCTGTTCGCGTGGAGCAAGGTGACCGGGTCAGAACGGGACAGCGACTCGGCCGGCTGGGTAACAGCGGGAACACCACCGGTCCGCACCTGCACTTCCAGCTGAGCGACAGTCCGATCCTGTTCGGCGGGTCAGCGCTGCCCTACGTCTTCGACCGGTATCGCCGAATGGGTGATGTGACGGAGCGGGACGACGTCGTCTCGATCACCGGTAAGGCCACCCGGCAGCGCAACACGTATCCCTTGGCGATCGGCGCCTACCACTTCCGTTAG